The proteins below come from a single Chitinophaga pinensis DSM 2588 genomic window:
- a CDS encoding phosphatidate cytidylyltransferase, with protein sequence MKTFFTRTATALVFVAVMLGGILYSPFTFFLLFFLINFFALQEYFKLIRHIDPDYANISAWHKTGLLVASCALIMAFTGEHFSSSANLSLGFLGWWMTVIFLLIMPIGEILLSKDFQLKNMGYSALGLAYITLSLGLLIHLCLNYKTIQFTETATGTGPGWLIPLLLIAFIWINDTMAYIVGSLIGRTPFAPAISPKKTIEGTVGGMILAIAAAGVYGHFWGEQYLALQHWLVLAGIAAVFGTAGDLIESKLKRMAGVKDSGSIMPGHGGFMDRFDSLLLAAPFAWLYVHFFAMI encoded by the coding sequence ATGAAAACATTCTTTACCCGTACGGCCACTGCGCTGGTTTTTGTGGCGGTAATGCTGGGCGGGATCTTATATAGTCCTTTTACTTTTTTCCTGCTGTTCTTTCTGATCAACTTCTTTGCCTTACAGGAGTACTTCAAGCTGATCCGTCACATTGATCCGGATTATGCCAATATCTCTGCCTGGCATAAGACAGGCTTGCTGGTAGCCAGCTGCGCCCTTATCATGGCCTTTACCGGAGAACATTTTTCTTCTTCTGCGAATCTGTCCCTGGGTTTTCTTGGCTGGTGGATGACGGTCATCTTCCTCCTGATCATGCCGATAGGAGAGATACTGCTCAGTAAGGACTTTCAGCTCAAAAACATGGGTTATTCCGCATTAGGACTGGCGTATATCACCCTGTCTCTCGGACTGCTGATACACCTTTGCCTGAATTATAAAACAATCCAGTTCACCGAAACAGCAACAGGTACCGGCCCCGGCTGGCTGATTCCTTTACTGCTGATCGCCTTTATCTGGATTAATGATACCATGGCCTATATCGTCGGTTCACTGATCGGTCGTACACCATTTGCACCTGCTATTTCTCCGAAGAAAACCATCGAAGGAACAGTGGGAGGGATGATCCTGGCAATCGCCGCGGCGGGTGTATATGGACATTTCTGGGGTGAACAGTACCTCGCATTACAACATTGGCTGGTGCTGGCAGGCATTGCCGCTGTCTTCGGAACAGCCGGCGACCTCATCGAATCCAAACTGAAACGTATGGCGGGTGTGAAGGATTCCGGCAGCATTATGCCGGGTCACGGCGGCTTCATGGATCGCTTTGATTCTTTGCTGCTGGCGGCTCCATTCGCCTGGTTATATGTACATTTCTTCGCAATGATTTAA
- the dusB gene encoding tRNA dihydrouridine synthase DusB, with amino-acid sequence MVKIGNITLGNFPLLLAPMEDVSDPPFRAVCKEKGADLMYTEFISSEGLIRDAIKSRRKLDIFDYERPVGIQIFGGDEEPMAMAAQIVEATNPDLLDINYGCPVKKVVCKGAGSGILKDIPKMVKLTAAVVKATKLPVTVKTRLGWDDDTKNIEEVAERLQDVGIQALTIHGRTRTQMYKGHADWTLIGKVKNNPRIHIPIFGNGDICTPEQAIAAREKYGVDGVMIGRAAIGYPWIFNEIKHFMQTGEHLPPPSVLERVEVCKKHLQHSVQWKGDVVGILEMRRHYTNYLKGLPHIKEFRQQLVTCSTLAAVEDVLDAIALHYKDHIIERTSPLTDQSLLPAKNEVADCNVYG; translated from the coding sequence ATGGTAAAGATTGGAAATATAACATTAGGCAATTTTCCGCTATTGCTTGCTCCTATGGAGGATGTTAGTGACCCGCCATTTCGTGCGGTGTGTAAAGAGAAGGGTGCGGACCTGATGTATACGGAGTTTATCTCTTCGGAGGGACTTATACGTGATGCCATAAAAAGCCGGCGGAAGCTGGACATCTTTGATTACGAGCGCCCTGTGGGCATTCAGATATTCGGAGGAGACGAAGAACCTATGGCCATGGCCGCCCAGATTGTGGAGGCTACTAACCCCGACCTGCTGGACATCAACTACGGTTGTCCGGTGAAAAAGGTGGTATGTAAAGGGGCCGGTTCCGGTATCCTGAAAGATATTCCCAAAATGGTGAAACTGACAGCCGCCGTAGTAAAGGCTACCAAGCTGCCGGTAACAGTAAAGACCCGCCTTGGCTGGGACGACGACACTAAAAACATTGAAGAAGTTGCCGAACGTCTGCAGGATGTAGGTATTCAGGCCCTGACTATTCACGGCCGTACCCGTACTCAGATGTATAAAGGCCATGCCGACTGGACACTGATCGGAAAAGTGAAGAACAATCCGCGTATCCACATTCCTATATTCGGTAACGGGGACATATGTACCCCGGAGCAGGCAATCGCTGCCCGCGAAAAATATGGGGTTGATGGTGTGATGATCGGACGTGCCGCGATCGGGTATCCATGGATCTTCAATGAAATAAAGCATTTTATGCAAACGGGTGAACATTTGCCGCCGCCATCTGTTCTTGAACGGGTGGAAGTTTGTAAAAAACACCTGCAGCATTCTGTGCAATGGAAAGGTGACGTAGTGGGAATACTGGAGATGAGAAGGCACTATACCAATTACCTGAAGGGTTTACCTCATATCAAAGAATTCAGACAACAATTAGTAACTTGCAGTACATTGGCAGCTGTAGAAGATGTGTTAGACGCGATAGCATTGCATTACAAAGATCATATTATTGAAAGGACATCCCCCCTTACTGACCAGAGCCTACTGCCAGCAAAGAATGAAGTAGCAGATTGTAACGTTTACGGATAA
- a CDS encoding phosphatidylserine decarboxylase family protein, whose amino-acid sequence MKIHREGLATILLTFAVLALINGVIFYFLGHMPLLCRIVAGFSLVLFLFIISFFRIPKREMKLDESLVIAPCDGKVVVIEETYEPEYFKDKRLQVSIFMSPANVHVNRNPISGQVKLSQYHAGKYLVAWHPKSSTENERHSVVIGNGKADILVRQIAGALARRIVNYLKPGMQVTQNEELGFIKFGSRVDIYLPIGTPVSVQLEQVVRGGQTVIATI is encoded by the coding sequence ATGAAGATCCATCGAGAAGGATTAGCCACCATTTTACTGACTTTTGCTGTTCTTGCACTGATCAACGGCGTAATTTTCTACTTCCTGGGACATATGCCACTGCTTTGCAGAATAGTAGCTGGTTTCTCCCTGGTATTATTCCTTTTTATCATTTCCTTCTTCCGTATTCCGAAAAGAGAAATGAAACTGGACGAATCCCTGGTCATTGCTCCATGCGATGGTAAAGTTGTGGTAATTGAAGAGACCTATGAGCCTGAGTATTTCAAAGACAAACGTTTACAGGTGTCCATCTTCATGAGCCCTGCTAACGTACACGTGAACAGGAACCCTATCAGTGGTCAGGTAAAATTATCTCAGTATCACGCAGGTAAATACCTGGTAGCATGGCACCCGAAATCTTCCACTGAAAACGAACGCCACTCAGTAGTAATCGGCAACGGTAAAGCTGACATCCTGGTTAGACAAATCGCAGGCGCACTGGCCCGCCGTATCGTAAACTACCTGAAACCAGGCATGCAGGTGACGCAGAACGAAGAACTGGGCTTCATCAAATTCGGTTCCAGAGTAGACATCTATCTGCCAATCGGTACCCCTGTATCAGTTCAGCTGGAACAGGTAGTACGTGGTGGTCAGACAGTGATCGCTACCATATAA
- a CDS encoding DUF2007 domain-containing protein, translating to MEKDWVKIYYTNQIFRAEIVKGMLEENGINVVLINRLDSSYLSALPGMAELFVHNSQEEEARRLLTENPENLS from the coding sequence ATGGAAAAAGACTGGGTGAAAATTTATTATACCAACCAGATATTCCGAGCGGAAATTGTCAAAGGAATGCTGGAAGAAAACGGTATTAATGTCGTTCTTATCAACAGACTGGATTCTTCTTATCTGTCAGCACTGCCGGGCATGGCTGAATTGTTCGTTCACAACTCTCAGGAAGAGGAGGCCCGTCGCCTGCTGACTGAAAATCCGGAAAACCTCTCCTGA
- a CDS encoding CPBP family intramembrane glutamic endopeptidase, which produces MFLALPFVSFTADWNHTWPFSPDLEKTEQEAEALTRVLLTMPDFASLLINLLIIAAAPAIAEEFFFRGVMQRLFIEMRPKVPWLAIVITAACFSAIHMQWMDFIPRLLLGFLLGAIYYLSGNLWLSIAGHFLNNGLQVVMVYLYQIKVLKSDPMDAGTTEWYLAVGSLAMTIVVAWQLYQRTPPAERNFPQHRTDFTDNIESIGK; this is translated from the coding sequence ATGTTCCTGGCATTGCCTTTTGTCAGTTTTACGGCCGACTGGAACCATACCTGGCCATTTTCTCCGGACCTGGAAAAGACGGAACAGGAAGCAGAAGCGCTCACCCGCGTGCTGTTGACAATGCCGGATTTTGCCAGTCTGCTGATCAATCTGCTGATCATTGCTGCCGCGCCCGCAATAGCAGAAGAATTCTTTTTTCGCGGGGTCATGCAACGCCTGTTTATCGAAATGCGCCCTAAAGTTCCCTGGCTGGCGATAGTAATCACGGCTGCCTGTTTCAGCGCCATCCATATGCAATGGATGGACTTCATACCCCGTTTACTACTGGGATTTCTCCTTGGCGCCATCTATTACCTGAGCGGCAATTTATGGCTCTCAATAGCTGGCCACTTTCTTAATAACGGTCTTCAGGTGGTGATGGTTTACCTTTATCAGATAAAAGTCCTTAAATCTGATCCCATGGACGCCGGCACTACAGAATGGTACCTGGCTGTCGGCAGTCTGGCGATGACAATTGTAGTCGCCTGGCAGCTGTACCAACGGACGCCTCCGGCAGAAAGGAACTTTCCGCAACACCGGACAGACTTTACAGACAATATTGAATCAATCGGGAAGTAA
- a CDS encoding SDR family oxidoreductase, with the protein MNAVITGASKGIGKAIAEKLASEGFNVAICARNAETLEKAAADIRLVNPVIQVLAIPVDMGKKDEVLAFADRIKSTFTTVDVLVNNAGLFVPGSLHEQEDGLLESLMATNVYSAYHLTRQLLEGMKANRKGHIFNMCSTASYTSYPNGGAYSITKFALLGFSRNLREELKSHNVKVTSLSPGPTLTASWEGFEAPPRRMMEPEDVAKLLWGAYTLSEQAVVEEVIMRPILGDIS; encoded by the coding sequence ATGAACGCAGTTATTACAGGAGCCAGTAAAGGAATAGGCAAGGCGATAGCGGAAAAGCTGGCCAGTGAAGGATTTAATGTAGCCATCTGCGCCAGAAATGCAGAGACGCTGGAAAAAGCAGCCGCTGATATCCGATTGGTCAATCCGGTCATACAGGTCCTAGCCATACCGGTAGATATGGGTAAGAAAGACGAAGTACTGGCGTTTGCTGACCGGATCAAGTCCACCTTTACTACAGTAGATGTCCTCGTCAATAATGCAGGTCTCTTTGTTCCCGGTTCACTGCACGAGCAGGAAGACGGCCTATTGGAAAGCCTGATGGCGACCAACGTATACAGTGCCTATCACCTTACCCGCCAGTTACTGGAAGGAATGAAGGCCAACCGGAAAGGTCATATTTTTAATATGTGTTCCACTGCCAGCTACACCTCTTACCCGAATGGAGGCGCTTATAGTATCACAAAGTTTGCCCTGCTGGGTTTCTCCAGGAACCTGAGAGAAGAATTAAAATCGCACAATGTAAAAGTCACCTCACTTAGTCCTGGTCCTACTTTAACTGCTTCCTGGGAAGGCTTCGAAGCGCCGCCCCGCAGAATGATGGAACCGGAAGACGTTGCAAAGCTCCTGTGGGGGGCATATACACTGTCAGAACAAGCCGTTGTGGAAGAGGTCATCATGCGGCCGATATTGGGCGATATCTCATAA
- a CDS encoding NUMOD4 domain-containing protein — MATIKNLKNEVWKDLQIKNKSALRKKYAVSNMGRVISYYEDIEDGKLLSGSTVEGYTVLNVKPADSYQSLYLHREVAKLFNKKPGRNYKFVIHMDYDKKNNKATNLQWATKEEMEAHQQFSPAKLAYKEKQRNRVKGLKLNITKVKSIKRLLAKPGRKTMKQIAEQFDISEMQLYRIKSGENWSHVTLD; from the coding sequence ATGGCCACGATTAAAAATCTGAAAAATGAAGTCTGGAAAGACTTGCAGATTAAAAATAAATCTGCCCTGCGTAAAAAGTATGCAGTCTCTAACATGGGAAGAGTGATCAGCTATTATGAAGACATTGAAGACGGGAAGTTGTTGTCAGGGTCCACGGTAGAAGGCTATACGGTATTAAACGTAAAGCCGGCGGACAGTTATCAGTCCCTTTACCTGCACCGGGAAGTAGCAAAGTTATTTAATAAGAAGCCGGGACGTAATTACAAGTTCGTAATTCACATGGATTACGACAAGAAGAACAACAAAGCCACTAATCTGCAATGGGCCACCAAAGAAGAAATGGAAGCCCATCAGCAGTTCAGTCCTGCCAAGCTGGCCTACAAGGAAAAACAGCGTAACAGGGTAAAAGGGCTGAAGCTGAACATTACCAAAGTAAAAAGCATCAAACGTCTGTTGGCTAAACCCGGCAGAAAAACAATGAAACAGATCGCTGAACAATTTGACATCAGCGAAATGCAGCTCTACCGCATAAAAAGCGGAGAAAACTGGAGCCATGTAACATTGGATTAA
- a CDS encoding thermonuclease family protein — protein MPKVFICVVSCLILCLFTQRSFAANPPKKVKGKVVRIVDGDTFELLVNKTTYKIRLSAIDAPEKGQDFYQKSKQALSNLCFNKTVTVELLRKDKYQRWIGDVYSSDGQYVNGRMISDGYAWHYTEYSESAPLAAAQATAKRQKLGLWALNKPVAPWLFRGEKRNTKPRKAA, from the coding sequence ATGCCGAAAGTTTTTATTTGTGTGGTGTCATGCCTTATCCTGTGCCTTTTTACTCAACGTTCCTTCGCAGCCAATCCTCCGAAAAAAGTAAAGGGAAAAGTAGTCCGCATTGTGGATGGTGATACTTTTGAATTGCTCGTCAATAAGACCACTTATAAGATACGTCTCAGCGCGATCGATGCGCCTGAAAAAGGTCAGGACTTCTATCAAAAAAGCAAGCAGGCGCTGTCCAATTTGTGCTTCAATAAAACGGTTACGGTGGAGTTACTGCGGAAAGACAAATATCAACGCTGGATTGGGGATGTATACAGCTCCGACGGGCAGTATGTGAATGGAAGAATGATCTCTGACGGATATGCATGGCATTATACGGAGTATTCTGAAAGTGCGCCGCTGGCAGCAGCACAGGCGACCGCCAAGCGTCAGAAACTGGGCCTGTGGGCACTCAATAAACCAGTAGCGCCATGGCTGTTCAGAGGAGAGAAACGGAATACAAAGCCTCGTAAAGCAGCCTAA
- a CDS encoding YjjG family noncanonical pyrimidine nucleotidase has protein sequence MSIFVAAKESQQMKYKHIFFDLDHTLWDFETNSTLVLEKLYHAYNLEGRGVPSFKAFYDVYTVYNEKLWDRFRKGFITRNDLRNKRFRLTLLDFKIGDEKLCETLSVQFLAELPTQTALFPHAKDVLEYLAAKNYPIHMITNGFEETQYLKMRSSGIDQFFTHVITSESAGSLKPYKEIFDYAVTKAGATTDSSIMIGDALDIDIIGAHNAGIDQVYFNTLKPVTGDLQPTYVINSLHELKGIL, from the coding sequence ATGAGTATCTTTGTGGCAGCCAAGGAGAGTCAGCAAATGAAATACAAGCATATATTTTTCGACCTCGACCACACATTATGGGATTTTGAAACGAATTCCACACTGGTGCTTGAGAAGTTGTACCATGCATACAATCTGGAAGGACGTGGAGTACCCTCTTTCAAAGCATTTTACGATGTCTATACGGTGTATAATGAGAAACTCTGGGACCGTTTCCGGAAGGGTTTCATCACCAGAAACGATCTGCGTAACAAACGTTTTCGCTTAACCCTATTGGATTTTAAGATCGGTGATGAAAAGCTGTGTGAAACACTGAGTGTACAATTCCTGGCAGAATTGCCTACACAGACAGCCTTGTTCCCGCACGCGAAAGATGTGCTGGAATATCTGGCCGCTAAAAACTATCCTATCCACATGATCACCAATGGGTTTGAAGAGACACAATACCTTAAAATGAGAAGCTCGGGGATAGATCAATTTTTTACACATGTGATCACTTCAGAGTCAGCTGGCAGTCTGAAGCCTTATAAGGAGATCTTTGATTATGCTGTTACCAAAGCGGGCGCGACTACGGATAGCAGTATTATGATCGGAGATGCTTTAGATATTGATATTATCGGAGCGCATAATGCGGGAATCGACCAGGTATATTTTAATACCCTGAAACCTGTAACCGGAGATCTGCAACCAACATATGTGATTAACAGCCTGCACGAACTGAAAGGCATTCTGTAA
- a CDS encoding DEAD/DEAH box helicase, producing the protein MSVNKTNASPHHLTGHACYMRLLEISDRPSPVEIIRHLRQLLDQLFRHLTREEPRSFGNLFARMQFYFDKYTVPPHLEEQLTILRILTYKAINHHLRTDDELALICIRTMADTICHFFEEPIPEILEGLCCNVKEKTLSYAPQLSEELVPQLKCLVTQVGNLQKKPGHAPYFMLGCHNDELGPFQLMISESVYTHATSLHTQLRAYDTIHVLYCSKSEAPQVYEAVSVTRIILEPDLLIDISDLAECFGRHGSHKLLYLVRKLVPQTPGIAAFKGNVVNSLLDNVLRDPKMELRQSFVEAVTDHVLQAAAYGREALNSMFADIRSLHWPNLLQSAAEMHNRPVRIEPTFFSANYGLQGRLDILAEDESDPLRKEIFELKSGRSPEYGAWKNHEMQVVGYNLLLQSAFGDERRGSSAILYSAAADTPLRNVSSSRQAENELLALRNEIVSQLLRLAAGEYDILDKITEEAAEGLPAFNVVHFTAFHEVYHNASPLLRTYYQQFLSFLLREYLLAKCGMYSAAEREEDAEGFAALWLLHEQEKLERFNIMPGLQFRHFDTDSSTVVFNVQIPVNHNFRPGDTAIIYPRSADGLFPLRHQVLKGRIDDLAKDTLTFSLNNRQIGHDFFAQQQLWAIEHDIYESNYWIAATALFHVLEPRLQEKMELLLGRRAPQTAPISIPVPKMFNNNQQDILQAALDAEDYYLIQGPPGTGKTSALLTALVGVLAETETQTIVVAFTNRAVEEICRKLDTKGIAHLRMGSRRSATENRLRQYCLEGDIAGAAQFILQQRVFVGTVATMATRLHLLQMLGVKTDVLIADEASQLTEPQLLGLLMPFRKFILIGDQNQLPPVVAQDDFFCHTTQALLNAEGISDLRCTLFERLIRRCKDNHWHYAWGMLNTHFRMHTDIASLINHYYAGQLSAGSVQQSVPYNMTEHPGSENWAQILSKGRTLFIPSPLEPTSKMNRTEANRVVSLLHYLRNRYGHRFSKETVGVVTPWRTQISLIREMIGNDEQLQAINIDTAERFQGAENDIIIISLAVYHPVQLGLLQNLGVFHWEQDRVEVDRKLLVTLSRARHQVIIMGYEPVLRASSHYKELLNSVTSCV; encoded by the coding sequence ATGTCAGTGAATAAGACTAATGCATCCCCGCATCACCTTACCGGTCATGCCTGTTATATGCGTCTGCTGGAAATTTCCGACAGACCATCTCCCGTAGAGATCATACGGCACCTGAGACAACTGCTCGATCAGTTGTTCCGGCACCTTACCCGGGAAGAACCCCGTAGCTTCGGCAATCTCTTTGCCCGGATGCAGTTCTACTTCGATAAATACACCGTTCCCCCACACCTGGAGGAACAATTAACCATACTTCGCATACTTACTTATAAAGCCATTAACCATCATCTGCGAACAGACGATGAACTGGCCCTGATCTGCATCCGCACAATGGCAGACACCATCTGTCATTTTTTTGAGGAACCCATTCCTGAAATACTGGAGGGCTTGTGCTGTAACGTGAAAGAAAAAACATTATCCTATGCGCCACAGCTTTCGGAAGAACTGGTACCGCAATTGAAATGTCTGGTCACACAGGTGGGTAATCTCCAGAAAAAACCAGGACATGCCCCTTATTTTATGCTGGGCTGTCATAACGACGAACTGGGACCATTTCAGCTGATGATCTCAGAAAGCGTGTATACACATGCCACTTCGCTGCATACGCAGTTAAGAGCCTACGATACCATACACGTACTCTATTGCAGCAAAAGCGAGGCGCCACAGGTATATGAAGCAGTAAGTGTTACCCGCATCATCCTGGAGCCAGATCTGCTGATCGACATCAGCGACCTGGCGGAATGTTTCGGAAGACACGGCTCGCATAAACTGCTTTACCTGGTGAGAAAACTGGTGCCGCAGACGCCAGGCATTGCCGCTTTTAAGGGGAACGTAGTCAACTCCCTGCTGGACAATGTATTGCGCGATCCGAAAATGGAGCTGCGACAGTCCTTTGTAGAAGCAGTAACCGATCACGTATTACAGGCGGCCGCTTACGGCAGAGAAGCGCTCAACAGCATGTTTGCCGACATACGCAGTCTGCACTGGCCCAACCTGCTGCAATCAGCCGCAGAAATGCATAACCGACCCGTCAGAATAGAGCCGACCTTCTTCTCCGCCAACTACGGACTACAAGGACGACTGGATATCCTGGCAGAAGACGAAAGTGATCCCCTGCGCAAAGAAATCTTCGAATTAAAAAGCGGACGCAGTCCGGAATATGGCGCCTGGAAGAATCACGAAATGCAGGTAGTCGGCTATAATCTCCTCCTGCAATCCGCTTTTGGCGATGAAAGACGCGGCAGTTCTGCGATCCTTTACTCCGCAGCAGCAGATACGCCACTCCGGAATGTCAGCAGCAGCCGGCAGGCAGAAAACGAACTGCTGGCACTCAGAAATGAAATAGTATCCCAGTTGCTGAGACTAGCAGCCGGTGAATACGATATACTGGATAAAATCACAGAGGAAGCAGCTGAAGGATTACCGGCTTTTAACGTGGTGCACTTCACCGCCTTCCACGAGGTATACCATAATGCCAGCCCTTTACTACGGACTTACTATCAACAGTTTCTGTCCTTTTTGTTAAGAGAATACCTCTTGGCGAAATGCGGCATGTACTCCGCCGCCGAAAGGGAAGAAGACGCCGAAGGTTTTGCCGCCTTATGGCTGCTGCACGAGCAGGAAAAACTGGAGCGTTTTAATATCATGCCCGGTCTGCAATTCCGGCATTTCGATACCGACAGCAGTACGGTGGTCTTTAATGTCCAGATTCCGGTCAACCATAACTTCCGTCCGGGAGATACTGCTATTATCTATCCCCGTTCAGCTGACGGACTCTTTCCCCTCCGTCACCAGGTACTTAAAGGCAGGATCGATGACCTTGCAAAAGATACACTTACATTCTCGCTCAATAACCGGCAGATTGGTCATGACTTCTTTGCACAGCAACAGTTATGGGCGATCGAACACGATATCTATGAATCGAATTACTGGATAGCGGCAACCGCTTTGTTTCATGTACTGGAGCCCCGGTTACAGGAGAAAATGGAGCTACTGCTGGGACGCAGAGCGCCGCAGACGGCTCCTATAAGTATTCCCGTACCAAAGATGTTCAATAACAACCAGCAGGACATTCTCCAGGCTGCGCTGGACGCCGAGGACTATTACCTGATACAGGGACCACCCGGCACCGGTAAGACCTCTGCCTTGCTGACCGCATTGGTGGGCGTATTGGCAGAGACAGAAACACAGACGATCGTGGTTGCTTTTACCAACAGGGCTGTGGAAGAGATCTGCCGGAAACTGGATACCAAAGGCATTGCTCACCTGCGTATGGGTAGCCGCCGTTCTGCTACCGAAAATCGCCTGCGGCAGTATTGTCTGGAAGGAGACATCGCGGGCGCTGCGCAGTTCATTCTTCAGCAACGCGTATTCGTAGGTACTGTAGCCACCATGGCGACCCGCCTGCACCTGTTACAGATGCTGGGGGTAAAAACAGACGTCCTGATTGCAGACGAAGCCTCTCAGCTTACAGAGCCACAATTACTGGGTTTACTGATGCCGTTCAGGAAATTTATCCTGATAGGTGATCAGAACCAGCTGCCTCCGGTAGTAGCCCAGGACGATTTTTTCTGCCATACCACACAGGCTTTACTAAATGCAGAAGGGATCTCCGATCTGCGTTGTACCTTGTTTGAACGGCTGATCAGGCGTTGTAAGGACAACCACTGGCACTATGCCTGGGGTATGCTGAATACACACTTCCGTATGCATACGGATATCGCCTCACTGATCAATCACTATTATGCCGGTCAGCTCTCTGCAGGTAGCGTGCAACAGTCAGTCCCTTACAATATGACAGAACATCCGGGTAGTGAAAATTGGGCACAGATACTGTCGAAAGGGCGTACGCTGTTCATCCCCAGTCCGCTGGAACCTACTTCTAAAATGAACAGGACAGAGGCCAACAGGGTCGTATCGCTGCTACACTATCTGCGTAACCGGTACGGGCATCGTTTCAGCAAGGAAACCGTTGGTGTGGTAACGCCCTGGCGTACACAGATCAGTCTTATCCGGGAAATGATCGGTAATGACGAGCAGTTACAGGCCATCAATATTGACACGGCAGAAAGATTTCAGGGAGCGGAAAACGATATCATTATTATCTCACTGGCGGTATACCATCCGGTACAACTGGGTTTGTTGCAAAACCTGGGTGTATTTCACTGGGAGCAGGACAGGGTAGAGGTAGACAGGAAACTGCTGGTCACCTTGTCACGTGCAAGGCACCAGGTGATCATTATGGGATATGAACCGGTACTGAGAGCCAGCAGTCATTATAAAGAACTGCTGAATAGCGTCACTAGTTGCGTATAA